A genomic region of Phoenix dactylifera cultivar Barhee BC4 unplaced genomic scaffold, palm_55x_up_171113_PBpolish2nd_filt_p 001476F, whole genome shotgun sequence contains the following coding sequences:
- the LOC120108670 gene encoding uncharacterized protein LOC120108670: protein MTTITSTRLSTHAPKRSLCFLTSFFALLLLVQMQAINFPLSFSLSSSSSLWPIFHQNKLELHRTRSMLQDSVTFLPLKDLRFAKEPMSGNTWFMSSIDDTHEDGEAQHLYFPSSASKGRLLCLFGNHTGDGAKNSYALAWPEALPHNATLLGGLTFMSDTYYDYHNIWHGLTAISPFVAWHLRKECVAPARWVLFHWGELRTRMSPWLQTLVEASIGKVTIENFENGGRGPACFEKVVVFRHSQGAMGKKRKEEVYDLMRCKTRSYCNISREIGDPKAIRLTLLLRDGSRSFKDEPAVIRIFDRECGKVDGCRFKVARSNNLTFCDQVKLLSDTDILLSAHGAQMANLFFMDKNSSIMEFYPKGWRELAGAGQYVFRWLAEWARMRHQGSWWDPKGQPCTHSDRGSCLSHYKDAQLGHDEAYFANWTAKVLNEVKEYKLTGASKNSSPPQPRSRPCPCG from the exons ATGACCACCATCACCAGTACTAGACTCTCCACCCACGCTCCCAAGCGTTCCCTTTGCTTCCTCACCAGCTTCTTCGCCCTCCTATTACTGGTCCAAATGCAAGCCATCAACttccctctttccttctccctgtcttcctcctcctccctctggcCTATCTTCCACCAGAACAAACTCGAGCTCCATCGCACCCGGTCCATGCTCCAAGACTCGGTCACCTTCCTTCCACTCAAAGACCTAAGGTTCGCGAAGGAGCCTATGTCAGGCAACACCTGGTTCATGAGCTCCATTGATGACACCCATGAGGATGGCGAGGCCCAGCACCTCTACTTCCCTTCCAGTGCATCAAAGGGAAGGCTGCTGTGCCTCTTTGGCAACCACACTGGCGATGGTGCCAAGAATTCCTACGCCCTGGCCTGGCCCGAAGCCCTTCCACACAATGCTACTCTCCTTGGGGGGCTCACATTCATGTCCGACACCTACTACGATTATCATAACATCTGGCATGGACTGACGGCTATAAGTCCATTCGTTGCATGGCACCTGAGGAAGGAGTGTGTGGCACCGGCGAGATGGGTGCTGTTCCATTGGGGGGAGCTGAGGACCAGAATGAGCCCATGGCTCCAAACATTGGTGGAAGCCTCGATTGGGAAGGTGACGATCGAAAACTTCGAAAATGGCGGTCGCGGACCGGCGTGCTTCGAAAAGGTGGTGGTGTTCAGGCACAGCCAAGGCGCCatggggaagaagaggaaggaggaggttTATGACTTGATGAGGTGCAAGACGAGATCTTATTGTAACATCAGTCGAGAGATTGGTGATCCGAAGGCTATTCGATTGACGCTGTTGCTTAGAGATGGATCACGATCGTTCAAGGATGAGCCGGCAGTGATTAGGATCTTTGACAGGGAGTGCGGGAAGGTGGATGGATGTAGATTTAAGGTTGCAAGGTCCAATAACTTGACGTTCTGTGATCAG GTGAAGCTACTGAGCGACACGGATATATTGCTTTCTGCACATGGAGCTCAGATGGCGAACTTGTTCTTCATGGACAAGAATAGCAGCATAATGGAATTCTATCCGAAGGGATGGCGGGAGCTGGCCGGTGCAGGGCAGTACGTCTTCCGGTGGCTCGCCGAGTGGGCGAGGATGAGACACCAGGGATCATGGTGGGATCCGAAGGGCCAGCCGTGCACCCACAGTGATAGGGGCAGTTGCCTCTCTCACTACAAGGATGCCCAACTTGGGCATGATGAGGCATACTTTGCCAATTGGACTGCCAAAGTTCTCAATGAGGTGAAGGAATACAAGTTGACAGGGGCATCAAAGAACAGCAGCCCCCCACAGCCTAGATCAAGGCCCTGTCCATGTGGCTAA